From one Phoenix dactylifera cultivar Barhee BC4 unplaced genomic scaffold, palm_55x_up_171113_PBpolish2nd_filt_p 000283F, whole genome shotgun sequence genomic stretch:
- the LOC103704725 gene encoding bifunctional levopimaradiene synthase, chloroplastic-like isoform X2, which translates to MAAHRQWDDRYGLNDAKATVLAFRLLRHHGYPVSAGVLMALEDGEKSFYECFSVDSPTNISAMLNLYRCSRTGFPTESKIMGEAQEFARSQLLNVLSEGNPTLLQPNNLGIEVNFALELPRQGLLPRLKTISTVRQLWPGNESTRKYLQLAKLDFQKLQKLYQQELEEFESGRRLQVPLRRKQNGCILH; encoded by the exons ATGGCCGCACACAG GCAATGGGATGATAGGTATGGGTTGAATGATGCAAAAGCCACAGTATTAGCCTTTCGCTTGCTGAGGCATCATGGCTACCCCGTCTCTGCAG GTGTTCTTATGGCTTTAGAGGATGGGGAAAAGAGCTTTTATGAATGTTTCTCCGTCGATTCACCAACCAATATATCAGCTATGTTGAACCTGTATAGATGCTCTCGGACAGGCTTCCCGACTGAATCAAAAATAATGGGAGAAGCACAGGAATTTGCAAGGTCCCAACTCCTTAACGTCTTGTCCGAGGGGAACCCAACTCTTTTGCAGCCCAACAACCTTGGGATAGAG GTAAATTTTGCATTGGAATTGCCCCGTCAAGGCCTCCTGCCTAGATTAAAGACAATAAGCACTGTAAGACAATTGTGGCCAGGAAATGAGAGTACAAGAAAATATTTACAACTTGCAAAGTTAGACTTTCAAAAGTTGCAGAAGCTATATCAACAAGAGCTGGAGGAATTTGAGAG TGGGCGGAGGTTGCAGGTACCTCTCCGGAGGAAGCAGAATGGATGCATATTGCATTAG
- the LOC103704725 gene encoding bifunctional levopimaradiene synthase, chloroplastic-like isoform X1, whose translation MQAEEKEEDLVGAIEVELASIETCLMDTAALFEALMLVDLMERLGIQRYFEHQIRRILRTSYMQWDDRYGLNDAKATVLAFRLLRHHGYPVSAGVLMALEDGEKSFYECFSVDSPTNISAMLNLYRCSRTGFPTESKIMGEAQEFARSQLLNVLSEGNPTLLQPNNLGIEVNFALELPRQGLLPRLKTISTVRQLWPGNESTRKYLQLAKLDFQKLQKLYQQELEEFESGRRLQVPLRRKQNGCILH comes from the exons ATGCAGGCAGAGGAAAAAGAGGAGGATCTGGTTGGTGCAATAGAGGTGGAACTCGCATCCATTGAGACTTGTCTAATGGATACTGCTGCTCTTTTTGAGGCTCTAATGTTGGTGGATTTGATGGAGCGGCTTGGAATCCAAAGATACTTCGAACACCAAATCCGACGTATTTTACGCACAAGCTACAT GCAATGGGATGATAGGTATGGGTTGAATGATGCAAAAGCCACAGTATTAGCCTTTCGCTTGCTGAGGCATCATGGCTACCCCGTCTCTGCAG GTGTTCTTATGGCTTTAGAGGATGGGGAAAAGAGCTTTTATGAATGTTTCTCCGTCGATTCACCAACCAATATATCAGCTATGTTGAACCTGTATAGATGCTCTCGGACAGGCTTCCCGACTGAATCAAAAATAATGGGAGAAGCACAGGAATTTGCAAGGTCCCAACTCCTTAACGTCTTGTCCGAGGGGAACCCAACTCTTTTGCAGCCCAACAACCTTGGGATAGAG GTAAATTTTGCATTGGAATTGCCCCGTCAAGGCCTCCTGCCTAGATTAAAGACAATAAGCACTGTAAGACAATTGTGGCCAGGAAATGAGAGTACAAGAAAATATTTACAACTTGCAAAGTTAGACTTTCAAAAGTTGCAGAAGCTATATCAACAAGAGCTGGAGGAATTTGAGAG TGGGCGGAGGTTGCAGGTACCTCTCCGGAGGAAGCAGAATGGATGCATATTGCATTAG
- the LOC103704637 gene encoding uncharacterized protein LOC103704637, producing the protein MRMGAEKGGSKSSGFFHLFDWNRKSRKKLFSSGTNSPESSKQGKRSDSNLPTTRLHLNEDDEIIGVSRAKGSSDYSCASSVTDEEGNGVRAPGVVARLMGLDSLPTSGVSEPFSTPFLDSRSLRDNCTLKRSPEFSMNDQFNHAPHKAEGYFRKQVELRSQKMPSSPIERFQKEILRPRSAKSLPITHHKLLSPIKNPGFTSAKNAAQIMEAAAKILEPGLQASTRGKISLFGSSSIPLKVRDPKESMAASQKTSRPLELSRTPFQSTDVSLSRGQSLNRTCNVSEDIVIFRSSPDPYEMKAASTTGKGKSISLAIQAKVNVQRREGLSTSCRNTLIQKEHDDYKLNQPFISQPNNQKNKQQKKPSITNASGVLRQNNQKQNCSSTKGKLALKQSNSSQQGRKILSGDSSSGKHKTVNRFSGNLKSGSKKEVLVTTDVEREGSSSHKDFPRKKRLIEGGFKSGKSGFIDNMSVDRNENCIQSNVVIDNHSRWNEDKRNATDVVSFTFTSPLIKQLPGSQSSIQGVEKEDKRNGYSFDSCSEKNASDAKNKRLASLGLNVINGDALSLLLEQKLRELTAGMELSSNFLRGGTFASSASVLQESKSAYNTDPTQHWMDFQLRACKDSADGIFNSECSSTNGQLAEGMDCNGSSGAQKESDDQHHSPLSIFDATFSNQSCNSLESTGSTDGSKICSSSVQAQNVPSLSCSSKIPSMEAEMELSDSASSAFMDLDALEISSTNHTKVNSQDLNYVREILYSRGLSKDLSSCYLNDVGEILDSLLFEKLENKRSRTILKGVDQDGRVKRKVLFDCLNECLESKCSRYFRAGFHAWTKGLAVVGKGLAEELYEEILGWKSMGDSMVDELVDKDMSSHLGRWVDFEIEVFETGVELEGEILSSLVDEVVADLCIKG; encoded by the exons ATGAGGATGGGGGCGGAAAAGGGAGGATCGAAGAGCAGCGGGTTTTTTCATCTGTTTGATTGGAACAGGAAGTCTCGTAAGAAATTGTTTTCGAGTGGGACCAATTCACCAG AGAGCTCGAAACAGGGAAAAAGAAGCGACAGTAATTTGCCAACAACACGGCTTCATTTG AATGAGGACGATGAGATCATTGGGGTGTCAAGGGCGAAGGGAAGTAGTGACTACAGTTGTGCTTCATCGGTAACTGATGAAGAAGGAAATGGTGTCAGGGCCCCAGGAGTTGTTGCTAGGCTTATGGGTTTGGACTCTTTGCCAACATCTGGTGTTTCAGAACCCTTCTCCACTCCTTTTCTTGATTCACGATCTCTTCGGGACAACTGTACTCTCAAAAGAAGTCCTGAATTCTCCATGAATGATCAATTTAACCATGCACCCCATAAAGCTGAGGGCTATTTTAGGAAGCAAGTAGAATTGCGGTCTCAAAAAATGCCAAGCAGCCCGATAGAGAGGTTTCAGAAGGAGATATTACGTCCAAGATCAGCAAAATCTCTTCCAATAACCCACCACAAATTGTTGTCACCAATAAAAAATCCAGGGTTCACTTCTGCTAAGAATGCAGCTCAAATAATGGAGGCAGCAGCCAAGATTCTTGAGCCAGGACTTCAAGCCAGTACCAGGGGCAAAATTTCTTTATTTGGGTCATCTTCAATTCCATTGAAAGTTCGTGATCCAAAGGAGAGCATGGCAGCCTCCCAGAAGACATCAAGACCCCTGGAATTATCCAGAACACCTTTTCAGTCGACCGATGTCAGTTTATCTAGAGGACAGTCCCTGAATAGGACTTGCAATGTTTCAGAGGATATTGTCATATTTAGGTCCTCTCCAGAtccttatgaaatgaaagcagctAGTACAACAGGCAAGGGTAAATCCATCTCTCTAGCTATCCAAGCCAAGGTGAATGTCCAACGAAGGGAAGGCTTAAGCACCTCCTGTAGGAACACACTGATCCAGAAAGAGCACGACGACTATAAACTAAACCAACCATTTATAAGCCAACCGAACAACCAAAAGAATAAGCAGCAGAAAAAGCCATCAATAACCAATGCTTCTGGGGTCCTGCGGCAAAATAATCAGAAGCAGAACTGCTCATCTACCAAAGGCAAGTTAGCTTTGAAGCAATCAAATTCTAGTCAGCAGGGGAGAAAAATTCTTTCTGGAGATTCATCTTCTGGGAAGCACAAGACAGTAAATAGGTTCTCCGGCAATTTGAAAAGTGGTTCCAAGAAGGAAGTTTTAGTGACTACTGATGTTGAAAGGGAAGGTTCATCAAGTCACAAGGATTTCCCTAGAAAGAAAAGATTGATAGAGGGGGGCTTCAAATCAGGGAAAAGTGGTTTCATAGATAACATGTCTGTGGATAGAAATGAGAATTGCATTCAATCGAATGTTGTGATTGATAATCACTCGAGGTGGAATGAAGATAAGAGAAATGCAACAGATGTTGTTTCCTTTACATTCACATCCCCCTTGATAAAACAATTGCCTGGATCTCAATCTTCCATTCAGGGGGTTGAAAAGGAGGATAAAAGGAATGGGTATAGTTTTGATTCTTGCAGTGAAAAGAATGCTTCAGATGCCAAGAATAAAAGATTAGCATCTCTAGGGTTGAATGTTATAAATGGTGATGCTTTGAGTCTTCTTTTAGAGCAGAAACTGAGAGAATTGACAGCTGGGATGGAGCTATCCAGTAACTTTCTTAGAGGAGGGACTTTTGCATCTTCCGCTTCTGTTTTGCAAGAATCAAAATCTGCTTACAATACTGATCCGACACAACATTGGATGGACTTCCAACTTAGGGCTTGCAAAGATAGTGCTGATGGCATATTTAACTCTGAATGTTCATCAACTAATGGTCAG CTAGCTGAAGGGATGGATTGTAACGGCAGCAGCGGTGCCCAAAAGGAATCAGACGACCAGCATCATAGTCCTCTTTCCATATTTGATGCCACCTTTTCTAATCAAAGTTGCAACTCACTCGAGAGCACCGGAAGCACTGATG GAAGCAAGATTTGTTCATCTTCTGTCCAAGCTCAAAATGTTCCTTCCCTGAGTTGCTCAAGCAAAATTCCATCAATGGAAGCTGAAATGGAGTTATCAGATTCAGCCTCATCCGCATTTATGGATTTGGATGCATTAGAAATTAGCAGCACTAATCATACGAAAGTGAACAGCCAGGATTTGAATTATGTGAGGGAGATATTATACAGCAGAGGTTTGTCAAAGGATTTAAGCTCATGTTATCTAAATGATGTTGGTGAGATCTTGGATTCCCTCCTATTTGAAAAGTTGGAGAATAAGAGAAGTAGGACCATACTCAAAGGGGTTGACCAGGATGGTCGGGTGAAAAGGAAGGTCTTGTTTGATTGCTTGAACGAATGTTTGGAATCGAAGTGCAGCCGTTACTTCCGGGCAGGATTTCATGCATGGACCAAAGGTTTGGCAGTTGTTGGGAAGGGTCTGGCAGAAGAGCTTTATGAGGAGATTTTAGGGTGGAAGAGCATGGGAGACTCGATGGTGGATGAGCTTGTGGACAAAGACATGAGTAGTCACTTGGGCAGATGGGTGGATTTTGAGATTGAAGTATTCGAAACAGGAGTAGAGCTTGAGGGAGAGATACTGAGTTCCTTAGTTGATGAAGTGGTTGCTGATTTATGCATCAAAGGATAG
- the LOC103704726 gene encoding uncharacterized protein LOC103704726, with translation MFCSTTEHLKMGIVRSSFSCLLGTGCGIHIAQIFNVPDIKKLVNTRPFVAKHIEETYKKPKQKDECSICAGQCRHADSYGEVKLPRGTEETKKSNFKKKKEIFIPLSLPTCKNYLAE, from the coding sequence ATGTTCTGTTCAACTACAGAGCATTTGAAGATGGGGATAGTCAGGAGCAGTTTCTCCTGTTTGCTGGGAACTGGCTGCGGTATCCACATTGCCCAGATTTTCAATGTTCCGGATATCAAGAAGCTAGTGAATACACGGCCGTTTGTGGCCAAGCACATTGAGGAAACTTACAAGAAGCCAAAGCAGAAagatgaatgttctatatgtgCCGGCCAATGTAGGCATGCAGATAGCTACGGGGAAGTAAAGTTGCCTCGAGGCACTGAAGAAACCAAGAAAtcaaacttcaaaaaaaaaaaagaaattttcatcCCTTTGTCACTTCCAACTTGCAAAAATTACCTAGCTGAATGA